In one Cyanobacteria bacterium GSL.Bin1 genomic region, the following are encoded:
- a CDS encoding methyltransferase domain-containing protein: protein MTNVGDQIEAGNANWSFSGEISQHFDQHIKKSIPFYETSHELGISISDFFLGDGSICYDLGCSTGTLLAGLAKHHNKKRVQFIGIDIEADMVNYAQNLCQPFPNIEIRNESLIDLELEKADLIIAYYTMQFIKPKHRQVLFNRIYEALNWGGGFLLFEKVRSPDARFQDMMTTLYTDYKLNQGYSGDEIIAKNRSLKGILEPFSRAGNLGLLERAGFVDITTVMKYICFEGFLAIK, encoded by the coding sequence ATGACAAATGTAGGAGATCAAATTGAAGCGGGTAATGCCAATTGGTCATTTAGTGGTGAAATTAGTCAACACTTTGATCAGCATATCAAGAAATCCATTCCCTTTTATGAAACCAGCCATGAATTAGGGATTAGCATATCTGACTTCTTCTTAGGTGATGGGTCAATCTGTTACGATTTAGGTTGCTCGACAGGAACTTTGTTGGCTGGTTTAGCCAAACATCATAACAAGAAACGAGTGCAATTTATTGGCATTGACATCGAAGCTGACATGGTGAATTATGCCCAAAATCTGTGCCAACCGTTTCCCAATATTGAAATTCGCAATGAGAGTTTAATTGATTTAGAATTAGAAAAGGCTGATTTAATTATTGCTTACTACACAATGCAGTTTATTAAGCCGAAACATCGTCAAGTTTTATTTAATCGAATTTATGAAGCCCTGAATTGGGGAGGGGGCTTTCTTTTATTTGAAAAAGTCCGCAGTCCGGATGCCCGTTTTCAAGATATGATGACGACACTTTATACAGATTATAAATTAAACCAAGGCTATTCTGGCGATGAAATTATTGCTAAAAATCGTAGTCTGAAAGGGATTTTAGAACCGTTTTCTCGGGCTGGAAATTTAGGCTTACTCGAAAGAGCGGGGTTTGTTGATATTACAACAGTGATGAAATATATTTGTTTTGAAGGTTTTTTAGCGATCAAGTAA
- the nadA gene encoding quinolinate synthase NadA has translation MFTTAFAKSKSNANTIPTDLVTAVDTLKQELNAVILAHYYQEGDIQDVADYIGDSLGLSQKAANTDADVIVFAGVHFMAETAKILNPDKLVLIPDLDAGCSLAEGCPPKEFAEFKAQYPDHLVISYINCTAEIKAMSDIICTSSNAVKIVNQIPEDQPIIFAPDRNLGRYVMQQTGRDLVLWEGSCIVHETFSEKAIVQLKTTHPEAEIIAHPECEEPVLRHANYIGSTTSLLKYSQESAQSEFIVATEPGIIHQMEKATPNKTFIPAPAMNNCACNECPYMRLNTLEKLYLAMKHRQPEVTLSKEIRVAALKPIQRMLEMS, from the coding sequence GTGTTTACAACTGCTTTTGCCAAATCGAAATCAAACGCGAATACAATTCCAACCGACTTAGTCACTGCTGTTGATACCCTCAAACAAGAACTGAATGCAGTCATCTTAGCCCATTACTACCAGGAAGGAGATATTCAAGACGTTGCTGACTACATTGGCGACTCCCTGGGCTTATCCCAAAAAGCTGCCAATACCGATGCAGATGTAATTGTTTTCGCTGGGGTTCATTTCATGGCGGAAACAGCAAAAATTTTGAACCCCGATAAGCTGGTACTAATTCCTGATTTAGATGCGGGTTGTTCTTTAGCGGAAGGCTGCCCTCCCAAAGAATTTGCCGAATTTAAAGCCCAATATCCCGATCATTTAGTGATTTCCTATATCAACTGCACCGCCGAAATCAAGGCAATGAGCGATATTATTTGCACCAGTTCTAATGCAGTGAAAATTGTCAATCAAATCCCCGAAGATCAGCCAATTATTTTCGCACCGGATCGCAATTTAGGGCGCTATGTGATGCAGCAAACCGGACGCGATTTAGTCTTATGGGAAGGCAGCTGTATTGTTCATGAAACCTTTTCGGAAAAAGCAATTGTCCAGCTGAAAACCACTCATCCCGAAGCAGAAATTATCGCTCACCCGGAATGTGAAGAACCCGTTTTACGTCACGCCAATTATATTGGTTCCACAACTTCTTTACTCAAGTATTCTCAAGAAAGTGCTCAGTCTGAGTTTATTGTGGCAACTGAACCCGGCATTATTCATCAAATGGAAAAAGCCACTCCCAATAAAACCTTTATTCCAGCACCGGCGATGAATAATTGCGCCTGCAATGAATGTCCGTATATGCGGTTAAATACGCTAGAAAAACTCTATCTCGCGATGAAACATCGCCAACCGGAAGTGACGCTTTCTAAAGAGATTCGGGTGGCGGCTTTAAAGCCAATTCAACGGATGCTAGAAATGAGTTAA